Proteins from a single region of Malassezia restricta chromosome IV, complete sequence:
- a CDS encoding solute carrier family 25 (mitochondrial adenine nucleotide translocator), member 4/5/6/31, with protein sequence MSGFLTDFMMGGVSAAVSKTAAAPIERVKLLIQNQDEMIKQGRLSGPYKGIGDCFIRTYQNEGLASLWRGNTANVIRYFPTQALNFAFKDYFKALFRVPKEAPYWKKFSSNIASGGAAGASSLVFVYSLDYARTRLANDAKSAAKGGERQFNGLIDVYRKTMAVDGIMGLYRGFIPSVVGIVVYRGLYFGLYDSLKPILLPGKLSENFLASFFLGWGVTTTAGLASYPLDTIRRRMMMTSGGGVAYKSMFHAASSIIAAEGAFSLMKGAGANILRGIAAAGTIAGYDKLQQVMFGKVYKGGSG encoded by the coding sequence ATGTCTGGTTTCTTGACCGACTTCATGATGGGTGGTGTTTCGGCCGCCGTCTCGAAGACGGCTGCCGCCCCCATTGAGCGTGTGAAGCTCCTCATCCAGAACCAGGATGAGATGATTAAGCAGGGCCGTCTCTCCGGCCCCTACAAGGGTATCGGTGACTGCTTTATCCGCACGTACCAGAACGAGGGCCTTGCCTCGCTGTGGCGCGGTAACACTGCTAACGTCATCCGTTACTTCCCTACTCAGGCCCTGAACTTCGCCTTCAAGGACTACTTCAAGGCCCTCTTCCGTGTGCCTAAGGAGGCTCCTTACTGGAAGAAGTTCAGCTCGAACATTGCTTCGGGTGGTGCCGCTGGTGCCTCTTCGCTCGTCTTCGTGTACTCGCTCGACTACGCCCGTACTCGTCTCGCTAACGATGCCAAGTCGGCTGCCAAGGGTGGTGAGCGCCAGTTCAACGGTCTCATTGATGTCTACCGCAAGACGATGGCCGTCGACGGTATCATGGGTCTCTACCGTGGTTTCATTCCCTCGGTCGTGGGTATCGTTGTGTACCGTGGTCTCTACTTCGGTCTGTACGACTCGCTTAAGCCCATCCTCCTGCCCGGTAAGCTCTCGGAGAACTTCCTTGCCTCGTTTTTCCTTGGTTGGGGTGTCACGACGACTGCTGGTCTTGCCTCGTACCCTCTCGACACTATCCGCCGTCGTATGATGATGACCTCGGGTGGTGGTGTTGCCTACAAGAGCATGTTCCACGCTGCTTCGTCGATCATTGCTGCTGAGGGTGCCTTCTCGCTCATGAAGGGTGCCGGTGCCAACATTCTCCGTGGTATTGCCGCTGCTGGTACCATTGCTGGTTACGACAAGCTTCAGCAGGTGATGTTCGGCAAGGTCTACAAGGGCGGCTCTGGTTAA
- a CDS encoding UBX domain protein 1 — MEGDISQFVSITGASVEEARQYINSCNGDVNMAVASYFEACDDASQPVAPAVPANVSGPRTLSGAAVSDTATWPSNSMKKSSGAARKARSGGIMTFNDLRSNDEPREDDDDPVNLFAGGERSGLNVENPELNRRGTGQSIVDDILSRAATSSHAGVPSSKASFMGLHGTSKNSAFTGKGFSIGGATVEDEKEDPVRPHDSSSANSHEAIDDEEPAVRHLTFWQDGFSVEDGPLHRYDDPANQTILEAINSGRAPLSLLNVRFGQPVELLVARRTHEKYVPPPPPPAKPFEGQGNRLGAPSAGSLVSYEPQDSAAELSSAPSAGSVQVDPSQPSTQIQVRLRDGQRLIIKLNLTHTVSDLRRQIETQRPDLAHQSYTLRTSFPPKPLSNDASTVAEAQLANAVVLLS, encoded by the exons ATGGAAGGTGACATTTCACAGTTTGTGAGCATCACTGGCGCGTCTGTTGAAGAAGCCCGCCAGTATATCAATTCTTGCAATGGTGATGTAAATATGGCCGTGGCATCGTATTTCGAGGCATGTGATGATGCATCACAGCCGGTGGcgcctgctgtgcctgcgaATGTGAGCGGTCCCCGCACACTCAGTGGTGCTGCTGTTTCGGACACTGCTACATGGCCGTCTAATTCAATGAAAAAATCTTCTGGTGCTGCTCGCAAAGCGCGATCCGGAGGAATTATGACATTCAATGATCTGCGGTCGAATGACGAACCACGggaggatgacgacgaccCTGTGAATTTGTTCGCTGGCGGTGAACGCAGTGGCCTGAATGTTGAGAATCCAGAGCTTAATCGAAGAGGAACAGGTCAGTCGATTGTCGATGATATTCTTTCTAGGGCGGCAACATCATCACATGCCGGTGTCCCATCCTCGAAAGCGTCGTTCATGGGGCTTCATGGCACTTCTAAAAACAGCGCTTTTACAGGAAAGGGGTTCTCTATCGGTGGCGCTACTGTTGAAGATGAGAAAGAAGACCCAGTTCGACCTCATGACTCCAGCTCTGCTAATAGTCATGAAGCTATCGATGATGAGGAACCGGCGGTTCGACACCTCACCTTTTGGCAGGATGGATTTTCTGTTGAAGACGGACCTTTGCACCGATACGATGATCCTGCGAATCAAACAATACTAGAAGCTATCAATTCTGGTCGCGCACCTCTCAGTTTATTGAATGTTCGCTTCGGACAACCCGTGGAACTACTTGTCGCAAGGCGTACCCACGAGAAATATGTGCCCCCGCCGCCCCCACCAGCCAAACCTTTTGAAGGGCAAGGAAATCGGCTGGGCGCACCCAGTGCTGGTAGCCTTGTTTCATACGAGCCCCAAGACTCAGCTGCGGAATTATCAAGCGCTCCATCTGCAGGCTCTGTCCAAGTGGACCCCTCACAGCCCTCGACGCAAATTCAGGTTCGTTTGCGCGACGGTCAGCGCCTCATCATAAAGTTAAATCTGACCCACACGGTCTCAGATCTTCGTCGGCAAATTGAAAC GCAACGCCCTGATCTGGCGCATCAATCGTACACGCTTCGTACGTCTTTTCCGCCCAAGCCTCTATCCAACGATGCAAGCACAGTGGCCGAGGCCCAACTGGCTAATGCAGTGGTCTTGCTGAGCTAA
- a CDS encoding Tim17/Tim22/Tim23/Pmp24 family protein: MTSSDVPQEFQARQPVNEAFNAASASAVAGLVVSAAQNCLQKHKAGAMGVFSRTGGTIAIFTLIGGLFAYSDASLANFRHKEDGWNGAAGGCAAGLVMGAASRSMPLMAGSCAGLGALVGSFQAAGGNMLNRQGIRPEVRNIDPENNDSPLKTFSQERRFRFFKKTPESE; this comes from the exons ATGACTTCCTCTGACGTCCCTCAAGAGTTCcaggcgcggcagccgGTAAATGAAGCTTTCAATGCTGCTTCTGCGAGTGCAGTAGCCGGTCTTGTTGTGAGTGCTGCGCAGAACTGTCTCCAAAAGCATAAGGCCGGTGCCATGGGAGTGTTTTCCCGTACAGGCGGCACCATTGCTATTTTCA CACTCATTGGTGGACTCTTTGCGTACTCAGATGCTTCGTTAGCTAACTTCCGGCACAAGGAGGACGGCTGGAACGGTGCAGCCGGTGGTTGTGCCGCCGGCCTTGTGATGGGTGCTGCCTCTCGCTCCATGCCCCTTATGGCTGGTTCATGCGCAGGTCTAGGTGCGCTTGTCGGCTCATTCCAGGCCGCTGGTGGCAACATGTTGAACAGACAGGGTATCCGGCCAGAAGTCCGGAACATTGATCCTGAAAACAATGATAGCCCGCTCAAGACTTTCTCGCAGGAGAGGCGCTTCCGTTTTTTCAAGAAGACGCCAGAGTCTGAATAG